One genomic region from Gossypium hirsutum isolate 1008001.06 chromosome D13, Gossypium_hirsutum_v2.1, whole genome shotgun sequence encodes:
- the LOC107940471 gene encoding uncharacterized protein yields the protein MEELKNYGHQHPLLMLNEEQLLGNGNGVVDCSRCGEKVSAPCFSCVECCGFYLHRTCAEAPLELNHPFHRHHPLLLLQNPPYTSDTRCVCDFCNEACEKFIYHCSCGLDFHIKCALFTFNIAERNLKELEHVALEDPSFSSKNDGGNLGKCFACWEPLAIDTYFSLDCGFNLHKKCAELPPKMGHVCHRKHPLLLQFNSERLSCKICQVTQQRGFLYGCSTCNLAIHIDCLSPLPVIEDKSHQHPFTLFWRQIPFICDACGTEGHHVAYECCTCSIMVHKKCISLPRIIRHVYHVHRVFHTYFIHKEYSESLNCIWCHEVVDTEYGSYFCADCNVIFHVNCALKEKEWYCIVSQENEDDKSLDIPVNSITKVLETNDAGEATLIEHCKHRHYLMLSDKISEHGDKCCDGCLLLISAKFYHCMRCDFFLHKSCAELPKMDLILDHRCVGKPFSGSKSFILTSDCMFECDICGYLSNGFSYKCNECGIHRCVQCATLQNDVKIPGHKHPLLFYYDYEEQCSGCGTDISCAFRCKDCNFHLCNLCILRPTRVRHKCDQHILALTYDKVNDYLEYHYCDICEENKDSKNWFYHCETCDTSAHVDCVLGKYPLIKLGSTYNEGDHPHPLTFVKKFPYYPECVECGKSCEDLSLECAEPGCKYIAHWECRKSAIRGEQLGDGTCAAQVAEQVDEGPRCGTPRVAAVSFSFLQMG from the exons ATGGAAGAGCTAAAGAACTACGGGCATCAACATCCACTGTTGATGTTAAATGAAGAGCAGTTGCTTGGCAATGGCAATGGAGTTGTTGATTGCTCAAGGTGTGGGGAGAAGGTGTCAGCTCCATGTTTTAGCTGTGTGGAGTGCTGTGGGTTTTACCTCCACAGGACATGTGCCGAGGCACCTTTGGAGCTTAATCATCCTTTTCACCGCCACCATCCTCTCCTGCTTCTGCAGAATCCACCTTACACTTCTGACACAAGGTGCGTTTGCGATTTCTGTAACGAAGCATGTGAGAAATTCATTTACCATTGCTCTTGTGGCTTGGACTTTCATATTAAATGTGCtttgtttacatttaatattgcTGAAAGAAATTTGAAAGAGCTTGAGCATGTGGCCCTTGAGGATCCATCGTTTTCCTCTAAAAACGATGGTGGAAACCTGGGTAAGTGCTTTGCGTGTTGGGAACCATTAGCAATTGATACATACTTCTCTCTTGATTGTGGGTTTAATTTGCATAAGAAATGTGCTGAGCTTCCACCCAAAATGGGTCATGTGTGCCATCGCAAACATCCTCTTCTTCTGCAATTTAATAGTGAACGGCTTTCTTGCAAGATATGCCAAGTAACCCAACAAAGAGGCTTTCTGTATGGTTGTTCAACTTGTAATTTGGCTATTCACATTGATTGTTTATCGCCATTACCAGTTATTGAAGATAAAAGTCATCAACACCCATTCACCTTGTTTTGGAGACAAATTCCATTCATTTGTGATGCTTGTGGCACCGAAGGACATCATGTTGCCTATGAATGTTGTACATGCAGTATTATGGTCCATAAAAAATGCATTTCATTGCCACGCATTATCCGACACGTGTACCATGTCCATCGTGTTTTTCACACGTATTTCATTCACAAGGAATATTCTGAAAGTTTGAATTGCATATGGTGCCATGAAGTTGTCGATACAGAGTACGGTAGTTACTTCTGTGCAGATTGTAATGTTATATTCCATGTGAATTGTGCATTAAAAGAAAAGGAGTGGTATTGCATAGTATCACAGGAAAATGAAGATGACAAGTCTCTTGATATACCTGTTAACTCCATCACTAAGGTTCTTGAGACGAATGATGCTGGAGAAGCCACACTCATAGAACATTGCAAGCATAGGCACTACTTGATGTTAAGTGACAAAATCAGCGAGCATGGTGATAAATGTTGTGATGGGTGCTTGTTATTGATCTCCGCTAAGTTCTACCATTGCATGCGGTGTGATTTCTTTCTTCATAAATCTTGTGCTGAATTACCTAAGATGGACCTTATTTTGGATCATCGTTGTGTTGGAAAGCCTTTTTCTGGATCAAAATCCTTCATCCTTACTTCAGACTgcatgttcgaatgtgatatatGCGGGTACCTTTCTAATGGATTTTCTTATAAATGTAATGAATGTGGAATTCACAGGTGCGTTCAATGTGCAACTCTCCAAAATGATGTAAAAATTCCAGGGCATAAACACCCTCTTCTTTTCTATTATGATTATGAGGAGCAGTGTAGTGGTTGTGGGACGGATATCTCTTGCGCATTTCGTTGCAAGGATTGTaattttcatttatgcaatttgtGTATTTTACGACCAACTAGAGTTAGACACAAATGCGATCAACATATTCTTGCActcacttatgacaaggttaatGATTATCTAGAATATCATTATTGTGACATTTGTGAGGAAAACAAGGATTCAAAGAACTGGTTTTATCATTGTGAAACTTGTGACACTTCTGCTCACGTGGACTGCGTTCTTGGAAAATATCCATTGATCAAACTCGGGAGCACCTACAATGAGGGAGACCATCCACACCCTCTCACTTTTGTCAAGAAATTTCCTTACTACCCTGAATGTGTTGAATGTGGTAAGTCTTGTGAAGATCTTTCTCTTGAATGTGCGGAACCAGGATGCAAGTATATTGCTCATTGGGAATGCAGAAAATCAGCAATCCGTG GTGAGCAGTTGGGTGACGGGACGTGCGCGGCGCAAGTGGCAGAGCAGGTGGACGAAGGCCCTAGGTGCGGCACACCTAGGGTTGCtgctgtttctttttcttttctgcaAATGGGCTAG
- the LOC121203099 gene encoding protein ENHANCED DISEASE RESISTANCE 4 isoform X1, translating to MTLNMFHYVSSGRHTCKVLLFSSACRLREIIVIAKAQLIVAEVIVIWSNMAIGTAPRVRLVRCPKCRLLLPEVEDVPVYKCGGCDTILAAKNRKGIVENKSFLQETPAAGSDILVQVSEDGESRSSSPQEVHLSREIGSRSGKIDENLSIGGHYNDQNKSGDTDYKREKLDENGPNEGLQNGSRWLQLEPSEHCKVSIEAEENNKTLRLEGAYLELKTTNKTSSNIRGSSFDDLCAAREAAGEVTSSDNFFSSPNEHMEQPWRSEHRGFDHVSSIDSLGTLDYFSPSSELSDPDLESTATRTSHAYDGSMSSYDGMDDQFLVPEETLKRDKMLANGLMTCNARNRSLNLSAKKRYGTTKSSKWHRDEALEPAMHQRLPRNQTKRVRDEYRSQIPFSQRAYENAGPSHDEFQEYREHENMKLLRMVHELQDQISKTCNLNGRISRGRASIDIPCRQKHFPTYSYPEEENFYPRAWPRSEQLPPPMFPHNRGFYRHHSGHSCYNCNNYYPSSPQRYFESDFSRWSHKFISGDHKSKRYPKEKHNSVKRHCWAMAGGAPFVTCYHCFKPLELPTDFQLSEKRFHQLRCGACLKVLTFSLRNGIHIIPYEPVGSRNVDQVKSRPAVMRPAC from the exons ATGACTTTGAACATGTTCCATTATGTTTCATCTGGTCGGCATACATGTAAAGTTTTATTGTTTTCTTCCGCTTGCAGACTGCGGGAGATTATTGTTATTGCAAAAGCACAGTTGATTGTTGCAGAAGTAATAGTTATCTGGAGCAATATGGCTATAGGAACAGCTCCTAGAGTTCGATTAGTTAGATGTCCAAAATGTCGGTTGCTTCTTCCTGAAGTAGAAGATGTTCCCGTATATAAGTGCGGAGGATGCGATACGATTCTTGCAG CCAAAAACCGAAAAGGTATTGTTGAAAACAAGTCCTTCTTGCAAGAAACACCAGCTGCTGGTTCGGATATATTGGTTCAAGTGTCTGAAGATGGAGAATCTCGCAGCTCGTCTCCTCAAGAGGTTCACTTGAGTCGTGAAATTGGCTCTCGAAGTGGGAAAATTGATGAGAACTTATCCATTGGAGGGCATTATAATGATCAAAATAAGTCCGGTGATACCGATTATAAACGTGAAAAGCTCGATGAAAATGGACCGAATGAAGGGCTGCAAAATGGAAGCAGATGGTTGCAGTTGGAACCTTCGGAACATTGCAAAGTTTCTATTGAAGCAGAGGAAAACAACAAGACATTGCGGTTAGAAGGTGCATATTTGGAATTGAAGACTACTAACAAGACCTCTTCCAACATCCGAGGATCGAGCTTTGACGACCTGTGTGCTGCACGAGAAGCAGCAGGGGAAGTCACTTCATCAGAtaattttttctcttctcctaatGAACATATGGAGCAACCTTGGAGAAGTGAACATCGAGGTTTTGACCATGTAAGCTCTATAGATTCTCTCGGAACCCTGGATTATTTCAGCCCTAGTTCGGAGCTCAGTGATCCAGATCTTGAATCCACTGCCACAAGAACCTCTCATGCTTATGATGGTAGTATGTCTTCATATGATGGAATGGATGATCAATTCCTTGTTCCAGAAGAAACGCTAAAAAGGGATAAAATGCTTGCCAATGGCTTGATGACTTGTAATGCAAGAAACCGCTCGTTAAATTTATCCGCTAAGAAGCGTTATGGCACTACGAAATCCAGCAAATGGCATCGAGATGAAGCCTTAGAACCTGCAATGCATCAGCGTCTTCCCAGAAACCAGACCAAACGAGTGAGAGATGAATATCGGTCTCAAATACCTTTCTCTCAAAGGGCTTACGAAAACGCTGGCCCTTCACACGATGAGTTCCAGGAGTACCGTGAACACGAGAACATGAAACTGTTACGAATGGTGCACGAACTGCAGGATCAAATTAGCAAAACATGCAATCTAAACGGAAGAATATCTCGAGGAAGGGCTTCCATTGATATACCTTGTAGGCAAAAGCATTTTCCTACATATTCCTATCCTGAGGAAGAAAATTTTTATCCTCGAGCATGGCCAAGATCAGAACAGTTGCCTCCTCCGATGTTTCCACATAACCGGGGATTTTATAGACATCACTCCGGTCATAGTTGTTATAATTGCAACAACTATTACCCCTCTAGTCCCCAAAGATATTTCGAGTCTGATTTTTCTCGTTGGAGCCACAAATTTATATCTGGTGATCACAAGTCTAAGAGGTACCCGAAGGAGAAACATAATTCAGTTAAGCGACATTGTTGGGCCATGGCCGGTGGAGCGCCTTTCGTAACATGTTATCATTGCTTCAAACCATTGGAGTTACCTACTGATTTTCAACTTTCCGAAAAGAGGTTCCATCAGCTAAGATGTGGTGCTTGTTTAAAGGTACTTACGTTTTCGCTTCGAAACGGGATTCATATCATTCCTTACGAACCAGTCGGTAGCAGGAACGTCGACCAAGTGAAGTCGAGGCCTGCAGTGATGCGGCCAGCATGTTGA
- the LOC121203099 gene encoding protein ENHANCED DISEASE RESISTANCE 4 isoform X2, giving the protein MAIGTAPRVRLVRCPKCRLLLPEVEDVPVYKCGGCDTILAAKNRKGIVENKSFLQETPAAGSDILVQVSEDGESRSSSPQEVHLSREIGSRSGKIDENLSIGGHYNDQNKSGDTDYKREKLDENGPNEGLQNGSRWLQLEPSEHCKVSIEAEENNKTLRLEGAYLELKTTNKTSSNIRGSSFDDLCAAREAAGEVTSSDNFFSSPNEHMEQPWRSEHRGFDHVSSIDSLGTLDYFSPSSELSDPDLESTATRTSHAYDGSMSSYDGMDDQFLVPEETLKRDKMLANGLMTCNARNRSLNLSAKKRYGTTKSSKWHRDEALEPAMHQRLPRNQTKRVRDEYRSQIPFSQRAYENAGPSHDEFQEYREHENMKLLRMVHELQDQISKTCNLNGRISRGRASIDIPCRQKHFPTYSYPEEENFYPRAWPRSEQLPPPMFPHNRGFYRHHSGHSCYNCNNYYPSSPQRYFESDFSRWSHKFISGDHKSKRYPKEKHNSVKRHCWAMAGGAPFVTCYHCFKPLELPTDFQLSEKRFHQLRCGACLKVLTFSLRNGIHIIPYEPVGSRNVDQVKSRPAVMRPAC; this is encoded by the exons ATGGCTATAGGAACAGCTCCTAGAGTTCGATTAGTTAGATGTCCAAAATGTCGGTTGCTTCTTCCTGAAGTAGAAGATGTTCCCGTATATAAGTGCGGAGGATGCGATACGATTCTTGCAG CCAAAAACCGAAAAGGTATTGTTGAAAACAAGTCCTTCTTGCAAGAAACACCAGCTGCTGGTTCGGATATATTGGTTCAAGTGTCTGAAGATGGAGAATCTCGCAGCTCGTCTCCTCAAGAGGTTCACTTGAGTCGTGAAATTGGCTCTCGAAGTGGGAAAATTGATGAGAACTTATCCATTGGAGGGCATTATAATGATCAAAATAAGTCCGGTGATACCGATTATAAACGTGAAAAGCTCGATGAAAATGGACCGAATGAAGGGCTGCAAAATGGAAGCAGATGGTTGCAGTTGGAACCTTCGGAACATTGCAAAGTTTCTATTGAAGCAGAGGAAAACAACAAGACATTGCGGTTAGAAGGTGCATATTTGGAATTGAAGACTACTAACAAGACCTCTTCCAACATCCGAGGATCGAGCTTTGACGACCTGTGTGCTGCACGAGAAGCAGCAGGGGAAGTCACTTCATCAGAtaattttttctcttctcctaatGAACATATGGAGCAACCTTGGAGAAGTGAACATCGAGGTTTTGACCATGTAAGCTCTATAGATTCTCTCGGAACCCTGGATTATTTCAGCCCTAGTTCGGAGCTCAGTGATCCAGATCTTGAATCCACTGCCACAAGAACCTCTCATGCTTATGATGGTAGTATGTCTTCATATGATGGAATGGATGATCAATTCCTTGTTCCAGAAGAAACGCTAAAAAGGGATAAAATGCTTGCCAATGGCTTGATGACTTGTAATGCAAGAAACCGCTCGTTAAATTTATCCGCTAAGAAGCGTTATGGCACTACGAAATCCAGCAAATGGCATCGAGATGAAGCCTTAGAACCTGCAATGCATCAGCGTCTTCCCAGAAACCAGACCAAACGAGTGAGAGATGAATATCGGTCTCAAATACCTTTCTCTCAAAGGGCTTACGAAAACGCTGGCCCTTCACACGATGAGTTCCAGGAGTACCGTGAACACGAGAACATGAAACTGTTACGAATGGTGCACGAACTGCAGGATCAAATTAGCAAAACATGCAATCTAAACGGAAGAATATCTCGAGGAAGGGCTTCCATTGATATACCTTGTAGGCAAAAGCATTTTCCTACATATTCCTATCCTGAGGAAGAAAATTTTTATCCTCGAGCATGGCCAAGATCAGAACAGTTGCCTCCTCCGATGTTTCCACATAACCGGGGATTTTATAGACATCACTCCGGTCATAGTTGTTATAATTGCAACAACTATTACCCCTCTAGTCCCCAAAGATATTTCGAGTCTGATTTTTCTCGTTGGAGCCACAAATTTATATCTGGTGATCACAAGTCTAAGAGGTACCCGAAGGAGAAACATAATTCAGTTAAGCGACATTGTTGGGCCATGGCCGGTGGAGCGCCTTTCGTAACATGTTATCATTGCTTCAAACCATTGGAGTTACCTACTGATTTTCAACTTTCCGAAAAGAGGTTCCATCAGCTAAGATGTGGTGCTTGTTTAAAGGTACTTACGTTTTCGCTTCGAAACGGGATTCATATCATTCCTTACGAACCAGTCGGTAGCAGGAACGTCGACCAAGTGAAGTCGAGGCCTGCAGTGATGCGGCCAGCATGTTGA